Within the Miscanthus floridulus cultivar M001 chromosome 2, ASM1932011v1, whole genome shotgun sequence genome, the region ttgaagcaagcacctagagcatggtatgagagattaagggacttaCTACTCTCAAAGGGATTCATGATGGGTATGGTTAACACCACTCTCTTTACCAAGAAGATtgacaaagacttatttgtgttgtaaatctatgttgatgacatcatatttggatcaaccaatcaagacttttgtgaagagtttgggaagatgatggctaatgagtttgagatgtccatgattggagagttaatttacttccttggtcttcaaatcaagcaattgaagaatggtacatttgtgagtcaaggcaagtacatcaaagacatgctcaaaaagtttggcatgagtgatagcaaaatcATTAGcataccaatgggaacaaatggtaatttggatagtgatgcaagtggcaacatggtggatcaaaagttgtatcggtctatgattggaagcctactctatatgaccgcatcaaggtcggatgtaatgtttagtgtatgcatatgtgcaagatttcaagcctcaccaagagaaagtcatttgaaggctacaaagagaatatttagATACTTGAAGTATAcataaaatattggtttgtggtatcccaaaggagcaaaatttGAGCTAGTTAGTTATTCCGACTCGGATTatacaggatgcaaagttgaaaggaagagcacctcgggcacatgtcaattattgggaagatcacttgtttcatggtcattaaagaagcaaaatagtgttgcattatcaaccgccgaagctgaatacatattcATCAGTAGTTGTTGTGTATAAATATTTtaaatgaaggctaccttgaatgactttggaatcaagtttaagaaagtaccattgctatgtgataatgagagtgcaatcaagctaaccaacaatccggttcaacatgcaagaataaagcacattgatgttcaccaccatttcataagagatcactaacaaaaaggggacatttgcattgagagtgtgggcaccgaagatcaacttgctaatATATTCaacaagccattggatgagaaaaggttttgcaagctaaggaatgagttgaacatatggaatttctcaaatatgtgttgatgcacccccacttatatgacatgcctctcattcgagcaatccaaggtaaaagttgattggcatggtatacatcctttgctaaggacttatttagtgcatctagtcattcctcatatgttataggctcattcatgaaaatcaaataaatttaatgcgtgtatggtaccactattgtttctatgcttgacttgatctagtggtagcatatgacatgtttgcgggcttgtgaacctagtgtttaatctaaaaAATAAGCTATaattgtttaactcaacatggtacaagacaACCCTTGAaataaggtgtgaagaagcttgtccttgcatcaaaccgagttaaatatttttagcaagtgttctagattggaccaaatatgggaaaatgattctcaccccattgattgacattgataatcttaacctatctaaaatttaaatctttatggtcattgatgacaaagggggagagaaacaaagatataagtgataggggaagAAGTAATCACTAAGGGGGAAAATTTtgatatagggggagagatatgataaagtaagtggatcaattaaaatttgagcacacaagtagggaagaaagctcataaacttgattggtgcatttgaaagtgcatttcatatcttgattggtgcatttgaaagtgcatttcatatgtttgcttgcatggcataagttctaaatttcaatatccatgcttgtgtggtgtacgcTAGTTgtagtttgaatgatgaaatgaaaaactaacatgcataggttgagtaactagacctatgtttatttatattatgaaaactagacccttgcttctaatgttgatctcacggggtattctagtttttatgtgtatgtctagttactaatggtgctaagggtggtatattggtgcactccgattggtatcacgcttcaaagatccatctcttataccttagcatcatttggtagacattgagtcctacatttcctatccaaacatatatgcaagcttcaattcaaactcttagcacatatatagggggagcaactGATACcaattagggttcatgaaacttgtccatatccttttacacatgataaatatgtttgggtaagcaacatggattcaaatgaattttaattcatatatttgtgaaagggttgtcatcaattacaaaaaaattgagagattgaaagctctagtttgattttggtgaattgatgaaaccctaagtgctaacctagtttatcaaagtgatcatgagataggtatcaCTATTACAAGTGGTGGAGCaataatgaagatcatgatgatgctGAGTCTTCTTCAGTAgtatggctccgttcgcttcgctgaaaaaacaaaccgaaacactgttctggctgatttgttgtgagagaaaaatactgttctggctgaaaaaacaaactgaaaaagacggattataagataagcgaacatggCCTATGTTTCTGGTATGTACCCGGTCGTGAATTTATGACGGCTTCTGGTCAGTTTATTATTAAATATGTATTTCCAGCTGGCAGCTGGTAAACTCGTATGCCCTTCTGGTAAACTCGTATGCTTCTGGCATGTCCTTTTTTATTCTAAATTCAGAAAATGAGTACAAGGATATATTTCATACGTTTTGTAGCATATATACGTCTGAAATAACCCGGTTTGAATATGGGTCAACTTGGACAGGGCTTTGCCCCTGAAAATAAACTCACATATACGGTGCTGATGAATCAATATGAGCATATATGATATAAAGATTTATATGAAGTGGATATAACACTGTTAAGTCATCCTTATAGATGAAAAATGCATTCATTCATACCAATATACAATAAGCGTACTATATGGGGAAACACATATACGATTGCAATAAAAGGGCAGCAACAATGCACCAGTTAGTCTGTGATGAGCAACGAGGAGAATTCAGACAACACATCAACAGTGGAGTCATAGCAATCCCATAAACAATTGACACGGCGATTTATATGGAAAACCAAAAAAACTTGGGACCAGCCGATCCAATCCAAACTTTCACCCTTCTCCACTTCGTGTCAAGTAGAGTACATATGGTGAGACCAGGCATCTGACAGGAGGCCTGGAGCTGTCTTTTTCTCGAATGAGGCCTGGAGTTGTCTTTGGCTAATAATATGCGCTCAGCAGAACCAAGAGGGTATTTGGGTTTAATTCACATCTTTCTGTACTGGTCAGAAATGCAGATGCTCGGAGACGACCTCTTCTCTGGCCTGCTGGAAGGTGAGAAGGGATTTCGATGGAGCTAGAGGAGAAGTGGAGAGCCCTGATCGAAACGTTGGCAGTCAGCAGTGCCCTGGTTCCAACACTGGGGCGTTGGAGACCTGGAGCTGCTTGTTTTATGAAACACTGAACGTGGGGATGATAGAATAGTAGAAGTATGCTTTATTGCCTAGAATCCATTGTTTTTGGAGGTGATTGTCACGGTCTAACTAGATCGGACAGATTCAGAGGAGCAGAGAGGAGTTCAGGGAGATAGCAAGAACAAGAGTTAGATCAGAGATAGAAACAGGGTTCAGAGTTTCAGTATTCATTTCATAGTCTGAAACAATACACCCCCTTCGGCTTATATCCTGCCCGCGGCCACAGCAACGGCAAATGCCAGCTAAGCAACAGAAGGGCCCACGGCCAACTAACCGACATTAAGCGCTAACAGAATTACAACGGGTCCACCCGTTAGCCACCTACTACTCCTCCTTTAGCTCTCCGATGCCTGTTGTCGGACGCCCAATAGTGACCTGGGCCTTACCCTTCCTCTGTATCCTGACAGTGATCTGGCTCTCTCTGAGAAGCATGGGCATTGCTACCACCGCTTCCTGGTTTTTTTTTCGCGACCGGAGAATATAGCCTGTTTTTCATTAAGACGAAGATACCACCCCTTCCTAGTGGGTCGAATTCTCTCAAGTATAGTCTGTATAGATGTCACAAATGTACCCGTCAGGCCGTCAGCTGCTGAAATCTCTCTCAGTTAACATCTGAACTTTAAAGAAACGGTTTTCTTCAGGCAACGTTTCTCattaagtgtgtgtgtgtgtgtgtttgaacGCAATTCATTAAGTGTGTGTTACTAGATCTACAACATACTTGGATTAAAAAACTTCCTCCATTAACGTTTGCAAGTtacaaagaaaaaaaatcctaTAAGGAGCTCTCCTATATAAGTACCCTCTGTCTCACCTTGATCCTCCACAGCAAAGAAAAGATTTGCAAGACAACACCATGCATGCCTCACGCACTCGTATGATGCTTCCCGTCGTCCTCTCATTGTGCGCCGTGGCTCTCCTGCTCTCGCCGGTGTCAGCCGACCGGGAATCGCTAGGCGCAGCCGTCGGCGGCGGCGACAGCTGGCCTGTGGAATCACCAGCGGAGGCGCCGACAGGCGTGGCGGCGACACTGAAATGGACAGAAGACGACGTCGCAGACGGCATTGGGGTGCCACTTCCACCGGGGAGGCAGGCGTTGAGGCCTCGCCGCCACACTTCCGCGCTCAGCCCTGACGCGAGGCGGGGCCTCGACCATGAGGCTCGCTGCGGCCCGCGCGTGTCGGTGGGGCGGGGCGTCTCCCAGTGGCCAGGGTGGAAGCCACGCTGCCGTGGCGGCGCCACGCATGACGGTGACGCCAGCGCGCCGGCCGTGCACCGGCTGCCGCCGCTGTTCGACGAGCGGTAGCAGCAGACAGACACGCACGATTCTGACGTCAGCATGCTATGTACGCCCTCGCGCGTTTGAATTTGAATACAACAAGGAAGGTGTCATTCATAAACAGTTCAAATTTGTTCGCGAATTGGCGACTGATAATGTTTATCCAGCAACGATTTTCTCTAGTTTTGGGTGAGAATCGCAACCGTTTCTTGGTTCCAAACGGCCCCTGAAAATGTTTGTACTCGTCTTCCATGGAAGTATCGCATGCCTGCCAACACATTTAAATAAGAGGACCAAGAAAATATCTGCTAGTATTCACAAAATGaaaagaaaatatctgctagCTTCTCCCGTGGCCGTTCTCCATGTC harbors:
- the LOC136538786 gene encoding uncharacterized protein, encoding MHASRTRMMLPVVLSLCAVALLLSPVSADRESLGAAVGGGDSWPVESPAEAPTGVAATLKWTEDDVADGIGVPLPPGRQALRPRRHTSALSPDARRGLDHEARCGPRVSVGRGVSQWPGWKPRCRGGATHDGDASAPAVHRLPPLFDER